TGACGACCATGTTCAATCAACTCATCATTAATCTCTCTTAGTAAACAACCAGATTCAACTGTGATTTCACCTGATTTGGGATCGAAATGTCTAATCTTCCGGAGACCAGACATAATCATGACAACTCCACCTTTTAGAGGAACACACTGTCCATAATTCCCTGTTCCAGAACCTCTTAAAGTTAAAGGGGTTGAATACTTATTACAAATTTGAGCCACAATAACAATTGCATCTACCGACAGTGGTCGAACGACAATATCAGCCAAGCAATCTTTTAATTCACTAATTAATATCGGCGAATAATCAAAGAAATCTTTAGAGAACCTTTGTAAATCACTATTTTTTTGATAGATCTCTAAATCAGAAATTAACTGTAGTTCACTTAAGAGCAAAGCTACTTTCTCTTTATTGCTCATAACTCAGAATTGCTAAATTTTGAGTTATTATTTTTAGGTAATTCATTCAAGAATTCACCATTAACTACTACTCTTCTTTTAGATCTTTCAGACAAAGTTTTTACCCAACTATTTGAATCTAACAAAATAAAATCAGCTGGACTTCCCTTTTCCAAAATCCCATCCCATTGAAGACTAAGTATATGCGCTGCAGAGGTAGTGAAAGGTGAAAGGCCCAATCTATCCCAAGGAGACAAATGAGCTATTGGCATTGAAAAGGCCATTAAGTTTATAGGATCAAAATTAGATAAAGGAAACCATGCATCATTTACATTGTCTCCTCCTACAGATACAACAACCCCAGCCTTTTGAAGTTGAAATATTGGGGCTAGAGGACGTTTAGTTAAAGTGGATCGTTTTTCCCTGCCAAGTAGCCAAGAGTTAGTAAGTGGTAAAGCAACAACTTTTAATTTATTTTTAGCCATTTCTTTTGCCAAACATGAAATAGCTTTTTTTCTTAATAAGCCCATACTGCTCAAATGACTACAAGTTATTGATATCTCATTTTTAACTTGACCCAAGACCTCAAGAAGTAATTTCAAGCCAGCAGCCGGGCAAGACTGAGACTCATCAATATGAAGATCAATATCACACTTAAGTCTATTTGCGAGTTGCACTAGATGTAATAAGGATTGATAAGTCTTCCTCTTATTTAAAGGAGGAGCTATAACTCCTCCTAAGAGATCTCCATTGAAAGCAATTTTTTGAGCTAAAAGCTCACCTTTGTAAGTTTGCCAAAAATCTAATGGAACCAAAGCGACAAACTGTAAGAAAATTTTCTCTCGCCATTTTGTTCTAACTTTTTCTAATATCTCCCAATCTCTCATTGCATTTTTTCCAAAGCTATCAATATGAGATCTAATTGCTCTAATACCATTAGTCAAAGCTAAATTTAGGGACGTCTCAACGCTAAAAAGTAATTCATCTTCAGACCTCAATCCGTATTCACTTAGATTCGATGCTAAGGCTTCTTGGTAGCTACCCTTCAAATTAGAGGAACGTGACCAAGAGAATGCTTTATCTATATGTGCATGAGGTTCCACAAATCTTGGTAGAAGCATTTCCTTTGGAACTTTAGAAATATCTTTTAAGCCCTTAATTGAAATAATTTTTCCATCCCTCCATTCAACTTGAATAGGGGACAATCCTTCTTTATCAGTTGAGGTTCCTAATACATCCAATCCATTACCAATCAAACATCTTGGAACAAGAACATCTATGCACCCAGACTTTGGAGGGCTTGCAATCAATTCAACATTTTTTGCGAAATTCACTTTCAAATAGATTTCAATCCCGGGCTTTTATAAATCGGGGTACTTATTCCACAGTAACTTCATTACCTGTCAATTGCGTTGTGATCAAGATATAAAAATTGATAATTTTAATTCGTACTATCTAGAATAATTTCAAGCGAATTTGTTTACCAAAATCATTTTGGAATCTCAAAATGACAAATCATTGGTAGATTAAAAGCACAAGGCGGGCGTCGCCAAGTGGTTAAGGCAGCGGCTTGTGGCGCCGCTATTCGGGGGTTCGAATCCCCTCGCTCGCCCTTGAACAACTCTTTAAGGAATGTATCTAAAAAATCTTTTTTTCAAGAAAAAAATACATCAGCGATGACAACATCAATAGTCCCTACTAAACAGATCACATCTATTAGAACTAACAGAGGAAGCTATTGGATTACCACTTTTGGCTGCCAAATGAATAAAGCAGATTCAGAACGGATGTCTGGGATATTACAAAAAATGGGATATCAACTTGCAGAAGAGGAACTAAAAGCGGATTTAATTCTTTACAACACTTGTACTATTCGTGATAATGCTGAGCAAAAAGTTTATAGCTATTTAGGAAGGCAAGCTAGAAGAAAGAAATTAGATCCTCATTTAAAAATCATCATTGCAGGCTGCTTAGCCCAACAAGAGGGTGAAACCCTATTAAGAAGAGTTCCTGAGATAGATCTTGTCATGGGTCCTCAGCATGCCAATCGACTAGAGACACTACTTAATCAAGTTGATAATGGACACCAAGTTTTGGCCACGGATGAACAGCACATTTACGAAGACATAACAACAGCAAGAAGAGAGAGTGATATCTGCGCTTGGGTCAACATTATCTATGGATGTAATGAGCGATGCACATATTGCGTAGTCCCTTCTGTCAGGGGCAAAGAACAATCGAGGACACCTCAAGCAATTAAAAATGAAATAGAAAAATTAGCACGAATTGGCTATAAAGAGATAACTCTTTTAGGGCAAAATATCGATGCTTATGGCAGAGACTTTAAGGCTTATGAATATAATCAATCTGGCCAATTAACACTTTCCTATTTATTAGAATATATTCATGACATAGAGGGAATTGAGCGTATTAGATTTGCTACGAGTCATCCTAGATATTTCACCAAAGAATTAATAAATGTATGCGCAAAACTCCCTAAAGTTTGTGAACACTTTCATATTCCATTTCAAAGCGGGAGTAATCAAATCCTCAAAAAAATGGCTAGAGGTTATACTATTGAAAGCTATAAAGAAATTATAAATTATATTAAAAAATTAATGCCTGAAGCATCTATCACCTCTGATGCTATTGTAGCTTTCCCTGGTGAAACAAAAGATCAATTTCAAGAGACATTATCTATAATTAAGGATATTAAATTTGATCTTGTTAATACTGCAGCGTACTCACCAAGACCAAATACGCCAGCAGCTTTATGGCCTAATCAATTGTCAGAAGAAATTAAAATAGAGAGACTTAAAGAAATAAATAATTTAGTAGAAAAGACTGCAAAAGAAAGAAACTTTAGATACAAATATTCATCACAGGAAATACTCATTGAAAACATCAATTCTAAAAATAATTCCCAATTAATGGGCAGGACTAGAACGAATAGACTAACCTTCTTTCCAAGGTCCTCCAACAATGGCAAGTCATATAAACCTGGTGAAAAAGTTAATATAAAAATAAATGAAATACGACCATTTTCTTTGACTGGTGAAGTGATATAGAATGTTAATCATTTTCAATCAATTCTCAAAGTATTTAAAATTAACTAAATATGTCGAATAAAAAACTAACTATAGGTCTTGTATTTGGTGGGAATTCTAGTGAACATGAAGTGTCTATCAAATCCGCGAAGACTATTTACCATGCCTTATTACATTCTTATAATAATCAGCATTTTATTGTAAATCCAATTTACATAGACAAGCATGGATTTTGGTTAGATTCAAAATACTCAAAATCAATACTTGAACAAAATATATCGATTTCGACTTATAAAGGTAATAAAGACTTAAGAAATAATTTAATAAATCTACCGAAAGAAAGTGATAAAATTGATGTATGGTTCCCTGTATTACATGGGCCTAATGGGGAAGATGGAGTTATTCAAGGTTTATTCAAATTAACAGGAAAGCCTTTTGTTGGGTCAGGAATTCTTGGCTCGTCTTTAGGAATGGATAAAATAGCAATGAAATCTATTTTTAAATCTTTTAATATTCCTCAAGCTCCATATATTTTTTTAAGTAAAGAAGATTTATTAAATAATTTCTTCATGAAGTCAATCTTTGAAAAAACTGAGAAAATTATAAACTATCCTTGTTTTGTAAAGCCCGCCAACTTAGGTTCATCTATTGGAATCAATAAAGCTTATTCAAAGGAAGAACTTATTGCTGGAATCGAATTCGCATCTAACTTTGATGAAAGAATAATTATAGAAAAAAACATAGCGGGAAGAGAACTTGAATGTGGAGTATTAGGGAAATCAACTATGAGAGCATCAGTTGTTGGTGAAGTTAAATTTCAAACTGATTGGTACACGTATGAATCAAAATATAATAATAATCTAAGCAGCACAATTATCCCCGCTGACTTGAAGTTAGATATATCCAAAGAAATACAAAAATTAGCTATCGAAGCATGTAAGGCTATTAATGCATTTGGTTTAGCAAGAGTAGATTTCTTTTATCAAGAAAATGCACAACAGATTTACATAAATGAAGTTAATACCTTGCCTGGTTTTACAAATAAAAGTATGTATCCAATGTTGTGGGAGGCTTCTGGGTTAAAACTAGAAAAACTTGTTGCTAGTCTCATAGAAACAGCTAGAGAATAAATTAACCATGGACTTATTAGATCTATTTCTCAAAAAATGATTCACGGTCTCCTTTGGTTGCCATTACTAATGGCTTTTATTCTTATTGCTGCTCTCGGGTGGCTTGAGAGAAGGCGACAAAACCTTTATTTGATTTGGGCCAAAGGGTCAGAGCTAGCCAAACTTGATGGAACAGGCGCTGCTAGATTAAAAGATGGCTTTTTATGCTGGAGCAGCTTCGAAGCTGGAAATTTCAAAGAGGAAGAGACATTCGAAGTAAAAAAATTAGAAATGGTTGAGCTGATGGCTCTCAGTTCAGGAGAAGCACCTCTAACAAAAGAATCGGAAGGGCGATGCAGGCTCAGGCTTGTTGGCTCAGGTAGAGAAATTGATGTGCCTTTTTCAGATGCTGAACGTGCTCGTCAATGGATGGATCAACTAATGTCCAAAGCAAGATGCGACCTTTGAAATCAAATACAAGAAAAACCAAAAAATTAAATAAAAACAAAAAGATATCAATTAAAAAAGACTCAAATATTTTTAAAAATAAGAAATTTTTCATTGAATTATGGCAGTTCATTTTTTTTTCATATACTTCAATTATTCTTATCTTTATATTTACGAACCAGGCTTGGAGACCTATAAGTTTTGAACAAACTAAAATAACAGGCCTATCTGGAATAACAAAAAATCATATAAAAGAAACCATTAGTAATTTTTATCCAAAAAATTTGTTGGAATTAAATCCAAAAGAAATTGAATCATATTTAATAAAAAAGCTTCCAATTAAAAATGTTTCAATAAGCCGTAAGTTCTTTCCACCTGAAATTCATCTAAACTTTATTGAAAGAGAGCCAATTGCTTTTGCTAGTAGATTCATTGCAAAGGAGATTGAGAAAGGGATGATAGATATTGAAGGAACTTGGATACCACTTCAATTTATAAGTAAGACAAAAAAAAATAAAATAAAAATATCAATAGATAATTGGAATCAAAATAAAAAGAATGACATCCTTCTAATACTTAAGAATAGGTTTATCCTTAAAAGTCCTCTTCAAGAAATCAAAATAAGTCCTCTTCAAGAAATCAGTATAAAGACAGAGCACTTCAATTCAGTTCTTCTAGGTTCCGATACTGATCGCTTAATCGAGCAAATTAATAAACTCAACCAGCTACAAAAATCATTACCAAATCTTTTAATCAACACAAAAGTAAAAATTGTGGACCTTAAAGATCCAGGCAAACCAGAATTAAAAATCGAAAAAATACTTAATAGTGAGAAGTAAAAGCCTTGCTATGACATGATTCTCTTCAAACTTTCAAGGAACTGATGGCAATCCTGAGATATTTATACAAATTAATTTGTTAATCAATTTGAACCAATAAACCAACAGAATCCATTAATGATGTTCATAATGCCAAAAACGAGTTCTAATCCTGAATATGGTGATGGGAATTGGAAACAAATCTAGTTTCAACATGGATGAAGGAATCCTCCCCAGTCAATCTGCACGTATTGAGGTAATCGGTGTTGGTGGTGGTGGAAGTAATGCCGTCAACCGAATGATCAATAGTGATCTTGATGGAGTTACATATCGAGTGTTAAATACAGACGCTCAAGCCCTTATCCAATCATCTGCTACTCATAGAGTTCAATTAGGTCAAAGCTTAACTAGAGGGCTGGGCGCAGGCGGCAATCCAAGTATTGGACAAAAGGCAGCAGAGGAATCTAGAACTGATCTCCAGCAAGCCCTGGAGGGGGTTGACCTAGTATTTATTGCCGCTGGCATGGGAGGTGGCACTGGAACAGGAGCAGCCCCAGTTGTTGCTCAGGTCGCAAAAGAAAGTGGTGCCTTGACAGTAGGAATAGTTACAAAGCCTTTTAGTTTTGAAGGTAAACGTCGTTTAAGGCAAGCTGACGAAGGTATTGCCAGGCTTGCAGAAAATGTAGATACGTTGATTGTCATTCCAAACGACAGACTAAAGGACGTAATTTCCGGAGCACCTTTACAAGAAGCCTTTAGAAGCGCAGATGATGTTCTAATGAAAGGAGTACAAGGAATAAGCGATATAATTACATGTCCAGGATTAGTGAATGTAGATTTTGCTGATGTTAGATCTGTTATGACAGAAGCTGGAACTGCACTTCTAGGGATCGGCTTAGGTTCAGGAAGATCAAGGGCTTTAGAAGCAGCTCAGGCTGCAATTAATAGTCCACTTTTAGAAGCAGCTAGAATTGATGGTGCTAAAGGATGCGTAATAAATATAACTGGAGGAAAAGATATGACACTCGAAGATATGACATCTGCCTCAGAGGTTATTTCAGACGTTGTTGATCCAGAAGCAAATATCATCGTAGGTACAGTTGTTGATGAAAAACTTGAGGGTGAGATTCAAGTAACAGTTATTGCAACTGGATTTGACAGTAATCAAATTTATTCAAATGAGAGAAATAGGGCAAGACTTTCCCCTCAATCTCTTTACGAACAATCTGACTCAAAGGAATCAGGTGCATCGATACCTGAGTTTCTACGTATAAGACAAAACCGTTAATATGGTTTAATTTAATCAACCTAATTGATTTATAGGTGACCCGGAGTCCACGCCTGCTTTGAGCATCCCATATGGCTGCTACCTTCCGGTCCTGACCAGTTTTAGGCGTCACAGCCGCATGGGGCCGAGTCAATAATATTCTAGCAATACTTAACCACGTTATTAAGAATTAAATGCAAACCACAGAATTGGTTCGTTTTAAAGAATCAGGTAAACAGATAACTGTACTAACTGCATGGGATGCGATTTCATCCTCAATAGTCGAAGCCTCAGGAGCTGATGTTGTTCTCGTAGGAGATTCACTTGGAATGGTTGTTTTGGGCCACAAAACAACTCTTCCTGTAACACTTGATCAAATGCTTCATCACACAAAAGCTGTTTGCAGAGGTTTTTGTAACCCTCTCGCGAAACAACCATTGGTAGTTTGTGATCTCCCTTTCCTAAGTTATCAATGTGGAGAAGACAAGGCTGTAGAAGCGGCAGGAACTCTCCTGAAAAATTCCTGTGCTTCAGCCGTTAAGCTTGAAGGAGCGGAGCCTGAGACTTTATTAGTAATTCAAAGACTTATAAGAACGGGAATCCCTGTAATGGGTCATCTTGGCTTAACACCGCAATCAGTTCATCAACTTGGGTATAAATCTCAAGCAACCAATAAAGATAGTCAAGATAAAATTCTTAAAGACTCCGAAATGCTTCAAGAATCTGGGTGTTTTGCTTTAGTTGTGGAACATATTCCAGGAAAAATAGCCAGTAGATTAAAAAAACTTTTATCCATTCCCGTAATTGGCATTGGAGCGGGGAATGATTGCGATGGGCAGGTAAGAGTTACAGCGGATATTCTTGGCCTCTCAATTGAACAGCCTCCTTTTGCAAAGCCTTTACTTGCAGGACGAGAACTTTGCATTGACGCTCTAAAAAATTGGATTGAATCGATTAATCCAAAGTGAGAGAATCCCACCATAAAAACATCTGAATCAAAATCTGATTGCTAATCTGCATTCCTTTAGGGTCACTCAAGCAATACCTTCCATTTTTTTTTAATAAATAACCTTCCGTCAAAAAAGTTATCCAATATTTCTCCAATAATCTTAAGTTTTTTTCGCATTCCTTTTGGGTCCATCCAACACTTTTTGCAAGTTCCTCAAAATGAACACCTTCTC
The sequence above is drawn from the Prochlorococcus marinus XMU1408 genome and encodes:
- a CDS encoding amidohydrolase family protein, which translates into the protein MNFAKNVELIASPPKSGCIDVLVPRCLIGNGLDVLGTSTDKEGLSPIQVEWRDGKIISIKGLKDISKVPKEMLLPRFVEPHAHIDKAFSWSRSSNLKGSYQEALASNLSEYGLRSEDELLFSVETSLNLALTNGIRAIRSHIDSFGKNAMRDWEILEKVRTKWREKIFLQFVALVPLDFWQTYKGELLAQKIAFNGDLLGGVIAPPLNKRKTYQSLLHLVQLANRLKCDIDLHIDESQSCPAAGLKLLLEVLGQVKNEISITCSHLSSMGLLRKKAISCLAKEMAKNKLKVVALPLTNSWLLGREKRSTLTKRPLAPIFQLQKAGVVVSVGGDNVNDAWFPLSNFDPINLMAFSMPIAHLSPWDRLGLSPFTTSAAHILSLQWDGILEKGSPADFILLDSNSWVKTLSERSKRRVVVNGEFLNELPKNNNSKFSNSEL
- the miaB gene encoding tRNA (N6-isopentenyl adenosine(37)-C2)-methylthiotransferase MiaB, whose translation is MTTSIVPTKQITSIRTNRGSYWITTFGCQMNKADSERMSGILQKMGYQLAEEELKADLILYNTCTIRDNAEQKVYSYLGRQARRKKLDPHLKIIIAGCLAQQEGETLLRRVPEIDLVMGPQHANRLETLLNQVDNGHQVLATDEQHIYEDITTARRESDICAWVNIIYGCNERCTYCVVPSVRGKEQSRTPQAIKNEIEKLARIGYKEITLLGQNIDAYGRDFKAYEYNQSGQLTLSYLLEYIHDIEGIERIRFATSHPRYFTKELINVCAKLPKVCEHFHIPFQSGSNQILKKMARGYTIESYKEIINYIKKLMPEASITSDAIVAFPGETKDQFQETLSIIKDIKFDLVNTAAYSPRPNTPAALWPNQLSEEIKIERLKEINNLVEKTAKERNFRYKYSSQEILIENINSKNNSQLMGRTRTNRLTFFPRSSNNGKSYKPGEKVNIKINEIRPFSLTGEVI
- a CDS encoding D-alanine--D-alanine ligase family protein, which codes for MSNKKLTIGLVFGGNSSEHEVSIKSAKTIYHALLHSYNNQHFIVNPIYIDKHGFWLDSKYSKSILEQNISISTYKGNKDLRNNLINLPKESDKIDVWFPVLHGPNGEDGVIQGLFKLTGKPFVGSGILGSSLGMDKIAMKSIFKSFNIPQAPYIFLSKEDLLNNFFMKSIFEKTEKIINYPCFVKPANLGSSIGINKAYSKEELIAGIEFASNFDERIIIEKNIAGRELECGVLGKSTMRASVVGEVKFQTDWYTYESKYNNNLSSTIIPADLKLDISKEIQKLAIEACKAINAFGLARVDFFYQENAQQIYINEVNTLPGFTNKSMYPMLWEASGLKLEKLVASLIETARE
- a CDS encoding cell division protein FtsQ/DivIB; the protein is MDGSTNVQSKMRPLKSNTRKTKKLNKNKKISIKKDSNIFKNKKFFIELWQFIFFSYTSIILIFIFTNQAWRPISFEQTKITGLSGITKNHIKETISNFYPKNLLELNPKEIESYLIKKLPIKNVSISRKFFPPEIHLNFIEREPIAFASRFIAKEIEKGMIDIEGTWIPLQFISKTKKNKIKISIDNWNQNKKNDILLILKNRFILKSPLQEIKISPLQEISIKTEHFNSVLLGSDTDRLIEQINKLNQLQKSLPNLLINTKVKIVDLKDPGKPELKIEKILNSEK
- the ftsZ gene encoding cell division protein FtsZ is translated as MGIGNKSSFNMDEGILPSQSARIEVIGVGGGGSNAVNRMINSDLDGVTYRVLNTDAQALIQSSATHRVQLGQSLTRGLGAGGNPSIGQKAAEESRTDLQQALEGVDLVFIAAGMGGGTGTGAAPVVAQVAKESGALTVGIVTKPFSFEGKRRLRQADEGIARLAENVDTLIVIPNDRLKDVISGAPLQEAFRSADDVLMKGVQGISDIITCPGLVNVDFADVRSVMTEAGTALLGIGLGSGRSRALEAAQAAINSPLLEAARIDGAKGCVINITGGKDMTLEDMTSASEVISDVVDPEANIIVGTVVDEKLEGEIQVTVIATGFDSNQIYSNERNRARLSPQSLYEQSDSKESGASIPEFLRIRQNR
- the panB gene encoding 3-methyl-2-oxobutanoate hydroxymethyltransferase, whose product is MQTTELVRFKESGKQITVLTAWDAISSSIVEASGADVVLVGDSLGMVVLGHKTTLPVTLDQMLHHTKAVCRGFCNPLAKQPLVVCDLPFLSYQCGEDKAVEAAGTLLKNSCASAVKLEGAEPETLLVIQRLIRTGIPVMGHLGLTPQSVHQLGYKSQATNKDSQDKILKDSEMLQESGCFALVVEHIPGKIASRLKKLLSIPVIGIGAGNDCDGQVRVTADILGLSIEQPPFAKPLLAGRELCIDALKNWIESINPK